In Calothrix sp. PCC 7507, one DNA window encodes the following:
- a CDS encoding DUF433 domain-containing protein — translation MTSTVIYPHIEKTSPTEPARLQRLPRVRVAQIVMDYVAYGWSVEEMCRQHLHLSLAEAHAAMAYYFDHQEEIDAEIRTEWKQADNQSVRSPFFVRMRTQGLL, via the coding sequence ATGACCAGTACAGTAATTTATCCTCATATCGAGAAAACTAGCCCTACTGAACCTGCACGCTTGCAACGTCTACCTCGTGTGCGTGTTGCTCAAATTGTCATGGATTATGTAGCCTATGGTTGGTCAGTTGAGGAAATGTGCCGACAGCATCTGCATCTGAGTCTGGCTGAGGCTCATGCAGCAATGGCTTACTATTTTGACCATCAAGAGGAGATTGACGCCGAGATTCGCACGGAATGGAAGCAAGCAGATAATCAGTCCGTGCGCTCGCCGTTTTTTGTGC
- the dnaK gene encoding molecular chaperone DnaK: protein MAKVVGIDLGTTNSCVAVMEGGKPTVIANAEGFRTTPSVVAFAKNGDRLVGQIAKRQAVMNPENTFYSVKRFIGRRYDEVTKEATEVSYKVVSSNGNVKLESTGGGKPFAPEEISAQVLRKLVEDASKYLGENVTQAVITVPAYFNDSQRQATKDAGKIAGIEVLRIINEPTAASLAYGFDKKSNETILVFDLGGGTFDVSILEVGDGVFEVLATSGDTHLGGDDFDKKIVDFLAEQFKKDEGIDLRKDKQALQRLTEAAEKAKIELSSVTQAEINLPFITATQDGPKHLDTTLTRAKFEELCSDLIDRSRIPVENALRDAKLSKGDIDEVVLVGGSTRIPAVQQLVKTVLGKDPNQSVNPDEVVAVGAAIQAGVLAGDVTGILLLDVSPLSLGVETLGGVMTKIIPRNTTIPTKKSEVFSTAVDGQTNVEIHVLQGEREFSNDNKSLGTFRLDGIPPAPRGVPQIEVTFDIDANGILNVTAKDKGTGKEQSISITGASTLDKSDVDRMVREAEQNANADKERREKIERKNQADSLAYQAEKQLQELGDKVPEADKTKVEGLVKELRDAVAKEDDEQIKKLTPELQQALFAVGSNIYQQAGGAAPGAAPGDGGPTPPSSGSGDDVIDADFTESK, encoded by the coding sequence ATGGCAAAAGTAGTTGGAATTGACTTAGGTACAACGAACTCTTGCGTAGCAGTCATGGAAGGTGGTAAACCAACGGTTATTGCTAACGCAGAAGGTTTTCGGACAACACCATCAGTAGTTGCGTTTGCGAAAAATGGCGATCGCCTAGTTGGTCAAATCGCTAAACGTCAAGCGGTGATGAACCCCGAAAATACGTTTTACTCAGTCAAACGCTTCATCGGTCGCCGCTACGACGAAGTCACAAAAGAAGCTACCGAAGTTTCTTATAAAGTAGTCAGCAGTAATGGCAACGTTAAACTAGAGTCTACCGGCGGTGGTAAACCCTTCGCTCCCGAAGAAATTTCTGCTCAAGTCCTCCGCAAACTAGTTGAAGACGCCAGCAAATACCTTGGTGAAAACGTCACCCAAGCTGTCATCACCGTTCCCGCTTACTTCAACGACTCCCAGCGGCAAGCCACCAAAGATGCTGGTAAAATTGCGGGGATTGAAGTTCTACGGATTATCAACGAACCAACAGCTGCTTCTCTGGCTTACGGCTTTGACAAGAAGAGCAACGAAACCATTTTGGTGTTTGACTTAGGTGGCGGTACTTTCGACGTATCCATCCTGGAAGTGGGTGATGGCGTATTTGAAGTATTAGCCACATCTGGTGACACCCATCTCGGCGGTGACGACTTCGATAAAAAAATCGTTGACTTTTTGGCTGAACAATTCAAAAAAGACGAAGGAATTGACCTGCGGAAAGACAAACAAGCCTTACAACGTCTAACTGAAGCCGCAGAAAAAGCCAAAATTGAACTTTCTAGCGTCACCCAAGCAGAAATCAACCTCCCATTTATCACTGCTACCCAGGATGGGCCGAAGCACCTGGATACAACCCTCACCCGCGCCAAATTTGAAGAACTTTGCTCCGACTTAATCGATCGTTCCCGCATCCCCGTTGAGAATGCACTACGGGATGCCAAATTAAGCAAAGGTGATATTGATGAAGTTGTATTAGTTGGTGGTTCTACCCGGATTCCCGCAGTCCAACAGCTAGTCAAGACTGTATTGGGTAAAGACCCTAACCAAAGCGTTAACCCCGACGAAGTTGTAGCCGTTGGTGCGGCTATTCAAGCGGGTGTACTTGCTGGTGATGTCACGGGTATCTTGTTGTTAGATGTGTCACCTCTGTCTTTGGGTGTCGAAACCCTAGGCGGCGTCATGACCAAAATTATCCCCCGCAACACCACAATCCCCACTAAGAAATCAGAAGTCTTCTCCACTGCTGTGGACGGACAAACCAACGTGGAGATTCACGTCCTCCAAGGTGAACGGGAATTCTCCAACGATAACAAGAGTTTGGGAACCTTCCGCCTTGATGGTATTCCTCCAGCACCACGCGGTGTCCCGCAAATTGAAGTTACCTTTGACATCGACGCCAACGGTATCCTCAACGTCACCGCTAAAGATAAAGGTACTGGTAAAGAACAATCCATCAGCATTACCGGCGCTTCAACTTTGGATAAATCTGACGTTGACCGGATGGTCAGAGAAGCCGAACAAAACGCCAACGCTGATAAAGAACGGCGGGAAAAAATTGAACGCAAGAACCAAGCTGACTCGTTAGCATATCAAGCCGAAAAACAGCTACAAGAATTGGGTGATAAAGTACCCGAGGCTGACAAAACCAAAGTTGAAGGTTTGGTCAAAGAACTGCGCGATGCAGTGGCGAAGGAAGATGACGAGCAAATCAAGAAGCTCACACCAGAATTGCAACAAGCTCTGTTCGCCGTTGGTAGCAACATCTATCAACAAGCTGGCGGCGCTGCTCCTGGTGCGGCTCCTGGCGATGGTGGTCCCACCCCTCCCTCTTCTGGTAGCGGTGATGATGTGATTGACGCTGATTTCACAGAAAGCAAATAA